The proteins below come from a single Caulobacter flavus genomic window:
- a CDS encoding alpha/beta hydrolase family protein has product MRFLPSALVAVALLAPAVASAQVEPLVGEWYGTLQAGPTKLPLVFHVKADGTAKVDSLAQGAMGLKAAVALADGKARLTLIYPPASFEGQLSADGESLTGQWLQGGASLPLAMSRTPPAVAPANRPQTPKAPFPYRAEEVSYVNPASGLKLAGTLTLPPGEGPFPVAVLITGSGVQDRDETLFEHKPFLVLADALTRKGVAVLRVDDRGAGGSQAGDLKAATSLDFATDVEAGVAFLRGRKDVDPARIGLIGHSEGGLIAPIVAAKDPRIAFVVLMAGTGVPGARVMQSQSRDIARAGGAPQASIDQQVKLIAEVSDMVVAEPDTAKLKPRLASLLAEKGMPPEAAETGFARFATPWFKTFLSLDPADYLKQVKAPVLAVNGEKDVQVSAAENLPAIKAALAGNKDVTILPLPGLNHLFQTAKSGAPSEYAEIEETLAPSAVNAIVDWTVAHAARPSHKHAD; this is encoded by the coding sequence ATGCGTTTCCTGCCGTCCGCCCTCGTCGCCGTCGCGCTCCTGGCGCCGGCCGTCGCCTCAGCTCAGGTCGAACCGCTGGTCGGCGAGTGGTACGGAACGCTGCAGGCGGGACCGACCAAGCTGCCGCTGGTGTTCCACGTCAAGGCGGACGGAACCGCGAAGGTCGACAGCCTCGCTCAGGGCGCCATGGGCCTCAAGGCTGCGGTCGCCCTCGCCGACGGCAAGGCGCGCCTTACCCTGATCTATCCGCCGGCCAGCTTCGAGGGGCAGCTGTCGGCCGACGGCGAGAGCCTGACGGGCCAATGGCTGCAGGGCGGCGCCAGCCTGCCGCTGGCCATGAGCCGCACGCCGCCGGCCGTCGCGCCCGCCAACCGCCCGCAGACGCCCAAGGCCCCCTTCCCCTACCGCGCCGAGGAGGTGTCGTACGTCAATCCGGCGTCGGGGCTGAAGCTGGCCGGAACCCTGACCCTGCCGCCGGGCGAAGGCCCCTTCCCCGTCGCCGTGCTGATCACCGGCTCGGGCGTGCAGGACCGCGACGAGACCCTGTTCGAGCACAAGCCGTTCCTGGTGCTGGCCGACGCCCTGACCCGCAAGGGGGTGGCCGTGCTGCGCGTCGACGACCGCGGCGCCGGCGGCTCGCAGGCCGGCGACCTGAAGGCCGCCACCAGCCTGGACTTCGCCACCGACGTGGAGGCGGGCGTGGCCTTCCTGCGGGGCCGCAAGGACGTCGATCCCGCGCGCATCGGCCTGATCGGCCACAGCGAGGGCGGCCTGATCGCCCCGATCGTCGCCGCCAAGGATCCGAGGATCGCCTTCGTGGTGCTGATGGCCGGCACCGGCGTGCCGGGGGCCAGGGTGATGCAGAGCCAGAGCCGCGACATCGCGCGGGCGGGCGGCGCGCCGCAGGCGTCGATCGACCAGCAGGTGAAGCTGATCGCCGAGGTCAGCGACATGGTCGTGGCCGAGCCGGACACCGCCAAGCTGAAGCCGCGCCTGGCCTCGCTGCTGGCCGAGAAGGGCATGCCGCCCGAGGCGGCCGAAACCGGCTTCGCCCGCTTCGCCACGCCGTGGTTCAAGACCTTCCTGAGCCTGGATCCGGCCGACTACCTGAAACAGGTCAAGGCGCCGGTCCTGGCCGTGAACGGCGAGAAGGACGTGCAGGTCTCGGCAGCCGAGAATCTGCCGGCCATCAAGGCCGCCCTGGCTGGCAACAAGGACGTGACGATCCTGCCCCTGCCCGGCCTGAACCACCTGTTCCAGACGGCCAAGAGCGGCGCGCCCTCGGAGTACGCCGAGATCGAGGAGACCCTCGCGCCGTCGGCCGTGAACGCCATCGTCGACTGGACCGTGGCGCACGCCGCCAGGCCGTCGCACAAGCACGCCGATTAA